The Amphiura filiformis chromosome 13, Afil_fr2py, whole genome shotgun sequence genome segment atgtgacacatagggttcatatatacataaaacaatataatgctgaagacctattagtgtaccaaatctaaaccctgtcgctactttatttgttgagaaacgaccggccctttgttttaacatttgggcctctggggcccctagccttaaacatctggggccaaaatgggcagaagacacattacaacttagggcccatacatgtgccacatatgagccctagtgcccttgtagttttatagctagccttgttaacctgttgccccttattttaacatttggggccctggggcccataatatatgacatatgggactcatgtatacttgtatatatagagtacccctggctctatcagtgtaccaactcagggccgaggctgcttcatttaatgagaaaccgcatgctttgtatttttacatttgggcccctggggcccgtgacctttgacctctggggcccagatgtgcaaaggataaatctacggggtagggcccataagtgtactacatatgggccctggggcccttgtagttttagcgctagctttgtcaatctgttaccccttgttttaacatttggggccctggagcccataatatatgacatatggggtttatgtatacttgtatatatagagtaccctggggctatcagtgtaccaactcaggcccctgaggctgcttcatttgatgagaaacggcatgctttgtatttttacatttgggcccctggggcctgtgaccttgacctctggggccaagatgggcaaaggataaatctggggtagggcccataagtgtaccacatatgggccctgtggcccttgtagttttagcgctagccttgacagaatgttgtgtttgatggaggaaaaggagaaggagaagaaaccatagaatggcaatatacccgttcatgcttcgcatacgGGTataaccatagaatggcaatatacccgttcatgcttcgcatgcgggtataatggtAGTGGTAACTATGGTGGTAACTATGTTAATTCTTACCATAGCTTTGATCAAATGTTACGTCTATAACATATCCCTGCCATCTTGTATCTTCGTTAGTGACAAAAGTTGCCCAAGCTTGTGATGAATTCACAGTTAGACTACGAGGCGCTTTATAACCATCCAGATGAAGTATCCTTGAATCGTCATTCAACTCATTATTTCCTTTGCCAATAAAAAAAAGTCATATCTGGGTTCCAGATGGAATTTGATAAATTTGAACTCAATGAATCCATCACTCGGTGCCTTGATAAACCACTTGCAATGTTGGTTATTTTGATAATTGTATGGATAAGGTGGTATCGAGTTGAGATGATAAACGTCGTTAGCATGTGTCAGATCTATTGATGATGAACCACAGAAGTCTGCCcataataaaatgtttaaaaaatcatTCTTAATATCCAAAATTTGTCAAGACCAAttgaaaaacttacgtttttctgctgacagtttcgctagaaaccttctggctttctcaaagcatttatgatgttattgatccatctgcttggagcgggaatctTGACCGGATGTTTTAATTCCCCCGGAAGTAGTATTTCTGTTTCCAGAGACGAGGGCACGTTCTTTCAGAGTCACATCTTTGATTCTCTGCTCAAGAGCACCGCTGGAGACAGGAATACTACTTCCGGGAAAATCAAAACATCCGGTCAAggttcccgctccaagcagatgatTTTCTATGAGATCAGTCCTTTTCTATAGGATGCGAAAGGAAGCATACTGATCGAAAAGATTACACTAGGAGGCCAATCAAGataaatcgtcggctgtattccatagtggcgtatggtgatttttggtcattttttgaaaattggcacatatgtttttaatgatgttctctttcattttctaagtctcatcagtcataattagctaattaattagtaattaattaattaaatgtggcgtatagttacaaagtgacatttttgtattccatagtggcgtatcgaccatacgccactttttatacacattttataattatgaaatatcggcaaaaatgaaaaacatcgtatgtcatagtggcgtacgcgtatcggacctacgacgaaaagtaacgccatagggattacacggcgaccgaggtggcgtacggttaacgttaggttagggtattgcgttttgttcgttttccatagtgacgtatagttttattttcagtttgccagcaatagtatgtatttatttcttttgagaaatatataacaataaaatctatttagtttactacagaaatttcacatcatttacaaaatataatgaatgtctgatttacacaactcgattttaaattggcatttcttcaaacccgattttctcgaaaagttgtttattcgcggcgccccactatataGTGTAGTATGGTATGTCAAGAAAACAGCTCCCGTAGGATTAGagtgctaaaattgatttttttgcagtTCTGGGTTCCAAAGGGTCCAAACTATCAGAAATTGATGGGGTTCAAATTTTCCCGACCCCCTACCTCTTTCTGGGGGGTCATCCATTTTGGgacccccaaaacagcattttagCCAGTTAACAACCAATTTTCGTAAAACTAAAGTTATTTTGTAGGTTTTGAAATATTCTGATTTGATTTATTACACTTTTAAAGCAATCAGAACTGTTTTTTTTTGACTTTCGGAGCAGTAGCTAGGGTCTCTATTCAGCTGGGACCCCCAGACACCCCCCCCCGATCCCCCGCACTGACCCATGTCCCTTTTTCAGTCATCATTACATTTCGTGACCTAATCCTCTTTTCTTGGTGAATACAAGAACAACTTTTaccattatttgatcatttcaggGGCATCCAGTTACAATTAACATTTTACTACAGGTGCAGAACATTATGAAGGGCATTTCCTGTTCTGTTCTGATTCTGCTACTAAATCACTATTGTTATCACAGTCCTCCGAAAGCGGCACATGTACAAACACAGCGGTTATTGCTCCACTAGCTGTATAAAACCGCGCCGACAGACTATGTGACCCTCTATACCGCTCTGCAGTTAACCCAGGGTATCTCTGCCACTGTCGTCGGCCCTCACAGAAAGACACTGATAACACTAGATCATGACCTGGACTCCCGTGTGTTGAAGATTCAGCGGTCGGTTGGAAACACCCATTGGATATTTATGTGCTATTGAAAATGGTGCATACACATCGCCAGCTCTTCGTGGGTTCTTCGGTTGCAAAGTTTACAAGCGAGCCCTTGAGTACCACATCACTACCTGCCTTGCAATTATGATGCTGCGTTTTGATGCAATCTTATCGACACTTCCAAAAGGTCCAGTTCGTATCCTATGCAGTGATCTCAAGGGCAATCTCCATGAACGTAACCCACAGATGGTAGAGACCTTTGAAGAAGTCCAATCCTGATACTCAAGAAATGTCAAGCCACTGGAAGATGAAAACGACATTGGCAAGTTCGCTTAGTTCTTGATTCAGTATCTTCACCAGGTAGAGAGTGTTCTTGTCATCATTAGAGAACCTTATCCAGTATTTATTCGCTCATGATCTCCTTAACTATGCTCGTCTGATGCCAGCCCATCTTGCTCAAATGAATGCTCTAGAAAAAGATGACCCAGAAACATGGAATGCACTGAAGTCTGGTGAATTTGTAGTGGCAATATCAGCGGATACCCTTCACCCATCTCTTCACTGATCAAGCCCTCGAGCAGGAAATCAAGAAGCTAAAGGGACATGGTGGAATGGTTGGACTCAGTAGAGATGAAGCCGCTCTAGACCGACTAGTCACTACCACACCTCATCTTGCTGGTCTAGTGAATCAATACCTCAAGAGCTTCCCAAAAGCTTCAAGATCTTCTGTAAGGACATAACATTATCAGCTCTCAGGAGAGATTGCAATGAGGTCAAGAGCAAATGATCTGAAGCTACCTCACTTGATTGAGTTGCACTGTGGAGACAATCCGTTCAAAGAGAAAATACAATTGAAGAGTCTGGTTTCATCGGCGCTTGAATCAGATGAGGCAAATAATGATATTCTGCAGTTTGCAGAGAAGGGCCACAAGCGCTTTGAGGAGTTTGTTTCTGAGCGTTTGATCTCTACATCAAGACTCTCAGTTCTGATAATTCATGGTTGCCGACCAAGTTTAGTACCTAAACTTAAGGAAACAATCGGCGAGAACGAGATGTCAATGGTATCCACTCGCTATGTGCTGTTGATGGAACCCTGTACATCCCCAAAGACAAAGCCAGTGTGATACACGCTGTTGAAAATGCCAAGGCAGAGCTCATTGAAATTGTCCCACAGCCTGACTTGGTGCAGGAAGATCCTCCAGTTGCCCTGCAGCCTGGCCTGATACAGGAAGATCCTTTATCTGTTCCCCACAGCCTGACCTGATGCAGGATGATCATTCAGATGTTCTACAGCCTGAACTGATGCAGGAAGATCCTTCAGGTGTCCCACAGCCTGACCTGGAGGAGGAAGAATCACCTGTTAAAGTTCTAATAGTTGACGCCATGGCTATTCTTCAAAAAATGAAGAAGACACCAACCATGCTGAAGCTGTCGGATTTTCAGAATGCATTCAACAAACGCATTGAAAAGAGGATGGATGGCTATGATGAGGGTCGATTTTGTTTGATCGAAACATGGATCAGTCATTAATGAATAAGACTCGACAGAAAGGATTAACTACATCGGTAGAATACGAAATCCAACCAGAAATGAGCCTTACCATGTCCATTAAGGAACTCAGTCCAATCTGCATCATCGACCAAGAAGAAGCTGACATGTATGTTAGGCCAGGGACTGCTTCAATATTTCTCAAGTGAAAGTTCTTTCCTGTTGGTCGTCGTATATGACACCTTCATCAAGGGACATGATTTTTTTTGAGGAGGGGCGCACACATGAAGAGGCTGATACCCTGATTCCACATCAAGTCTATGCCTCGGCTGCTAATGGTGCCTTGCGAGAAATATACGTTTGGTTTAGTATCTTGTGGACGCATTGCAGCTCCCACTTCGCTGAAATTGTCAACAGGCAAGGGTACAAAGAAACGAGAAATAGACATATTCAAGCGAGTTGAAGTTGTTGGACATCACCAATGTCAAGGCCTACTTGGACTACACAATTTTGCTGGTGCTGACTGGGGAGGAAAGTTTGTTGGAATCTCCATAAAGACTTGGTTCAATGCCTACCTGAagcttgatgatgatgatcctgCCATTAATTACTTCAAGGAACGTGGTAAAGGTTACATTCCTCCTGAGCTTATTCATGGTGAGCTTCCAGCTCTGGTGAAGGCATTGGAGCACTTTGTGTGCCGTGTTTACAGTTCAACAAGTCCAACAACCCTGCCATCACTCAGATGGGAACTATTTATGTCAAAGAACTTGGAGGGTGAAATCCTACCTCCGTCTTGTGCTGCATTGCTGCCTCATATCCTCCGTGCCAACTACGTCACAATAAGAGAAAGATCATACAAGACTAATTTGCCCTGAGCTGCTACCGATCAAAGAGAATGGATGGGATTTAGAGAATGGAGGGTACGTTCCAGTTAGATGTCTTGCTATTCCTGCTCCACAGGCAGTACTTGAACTCGTCAATTGTGGCTGGAAAGCAGGTTGCAAGGGACGGTGCAGCTGCTCAGGCAATGACCTGCCTTGCACTCCTCTAAGGGAGGACGTTGCAGATGATGCCATGGATGATGAAATCGATTGAACTAACTTGACTCTATGACTGCTGAGAATAGATCACCCTGAACTTGTGAAATTAGGCTTTAACAACACCTGTCAAACAGAACTTTCTCTTACAAAAATGCTACAGATATATTCTGCTACAGAATACTAAGAAAGCAACAACATGACTTTGTTAATTGGACAATGGCATACATAGCTGTAAGGTGTCTCCAAGGGGTCCAATGAAGAGGACGGACCAATTATAACTGGGAAAAAGAAACTTCAAGTGGCTTAGAAAAGGGTGTGGTGTCCCAAATTTtccaaaagtcggcgtcaataaaattgaccccccctatttcggcaacaaacttTTATGACCCTCCCCaccaccaatacaccttaccccctaaacaggctaaaattgtattggtttgaataaaataaacacactatctgtggtcaccttgtaactccctacattttggtcattaaaAATGTATGCCCcctttttctttccaaaatttatgacccccccgtaTAATTGGGAcccccctccgaagaaaatgatagtccCCTAAATATATTCAGTGTACTTTAACAGATACAAAAAAGTTTCAAACATTATTAATATTTGTTAACAAATGTTAGAAATAGGTTCAAAAAATAGGTGAAGGGGCCAAAACTGAGGTGACCCCCACAAAGCGAGGGAGGGTGTGAAAATTTGAACCCCGTCATTTTATGACAGTTTGGTCCATATAGaagtcaaaacaccaaaaaaatctaTTTTAGCAAACAAATTCTTTAATGTATTTTTTCTCCTTTATGCACAAATGTTAGTAAAAATCCATACACTCTCTATGAAAGACGTAACCTTGAAGGttccacaggagtgtgaattttgaaagGAGTCACACTTGATTAAGGTAACCACATTCTGTGTCGAAGATTAACGTCATGCTTTCCATTTAGGTCAATGCAATAATAGCTAGGAATGCTTCAATAATGTTCGGCAAACAGCAAAATTTTAGTGCGCAGCAAGATGATCGGCTTGTTGTTTACCCGGGGTCGTTTAGTTAAGAATTACTTCTCCGAACCCTTTAATAATCATGCCCTTCCAAAGAAAATCGCATTATCGACATACCAATGTCTTTTTGAGGGTGAATTATGCTGTTTTCATACTTTCCTGTCGCTTGCCGCTATGCCGCTCTGACACCTAGTTTGCTTCAGTGGTAAACCGATATATCGAGGACTCCACCGCTTCACCCGCTGCGGCAGATTGCTAGGAGcttaattcaagtcaactcgagaGTGGTGCCGCTCTGAAGTATGAGAACATAGCGGTGCTGAGCGGCTACGCTTGCAGAAAAGGTGTAAGGGCATCAGGCCgctcagcagcaagcggcagAGAGAGTATGAAACCGGCATAAGTTGATTTAGCCTTCTTCCAAAGTAGCAGGGTAGTATCTGCTGGTATAGAACAGAGAAGACTACTGCATATTACTGTCTTACCACATTGCCATTCGTCGGACTGATCAGAACATTGACTTAGAGCAGAACAGCGAAGACTTGCATCAATACAGTCATAACCAGATGAACATTGGAACTCATAAGCTTGACAAGTCACTGTAAAACAGGATATAGATATGTGGaactattattttgttattaagaGGACAAAATGTGCACATGTATTTGCAAAAGAATGTCCCGATGGTATGATAACAAGCGCTTAATAACccccgagcactacctgccgatctaacattgcctctgattggttgattacatgatatcttcattttaatcaccaatcagaatggagctttacaaataattcaccccaatattttgcatggtgaaattatttcaacaatgttgctgattggtccaattgataatgaaaacttctttttgaccaataggcagatagttctcatggggttaaactaaATCTCTGTGGACATTTGTATCGCTACCCAAATATTATACATTGTACCACAAGATGGTTTGTAATGAAAAGATcagtgtatttttttatttgattattgATTTATTAATGTTTTGCAGCACACGGCACTTACCTTCTTCATTTGTCCTTTTCAAGACAAGAAAAAATCCCGAATATCCAATCCGGCTATCTGTAATAAACCTGATCCATAAGTTTGGATCTTGCACCACTAATATATTAGGTGGTACAGTCATTCCATAAGTAGCAACCATTGTGGTCATATTACGTACATCATGTCCCACACCAACGCTAACTTGATCGTTATTGTTGTCAATGGCTCTATACATGCGGAAGAATCTGATCACAAAGAAACCGCTGTCTTCAATTGCAGAAATATACCAAATGCAGTCGAGTTGTTTAGCATTGTTATTTGGAAAGTTTGGTGATGTGATGTAGATTGGTTTACTATTTTCAAGAGATAACCTCTGAGTCCCACATGTTTCTGTCAATAACAATGGTGTTAGTGGAAAATTATATATGGGTAGTATCAATTAAAAGGTAATAAACATAGGTGTAGATCCGGGGTAGGGTAGGGGATAAATCCTCTCCAATAGTCCAATATGTTAtagaggggatggtccatacaatcatccccccaatgttgacgtctGCATGTATGTGTATTTCTGACAAGATGgaccttatatttggccattttagcttaAAAGGTGTCAATTTTTACGGGCTTCGCGCGAGTTTatttcacttttgcaccatatttcacaagTTTAACTTCAACAGGTTTAATATAGCAAATGTTTGGCGCAACTGgatataaaaattgatatactgAATATTATGCCCTCATCCCTCTAGAGTACAGCATCCCCTGTTTGACTAAAATGATTCTGAGATAACTCTACCGCCGGGTATAGGCAAATGACAGGTCTCGGCAATATGATCAGAATTTAACCTAAATCTCGTGCTTTTGCCTCAAGTGTACAGATtgaattaaccccatgagtactacctgcctattggtcaaaaagaagttttcattatcaattggaccaatcagcaacattgttgaaataatttcaccatgcacaatattggggtgaattatttgtaaagctccattctgattggtaattaaaataaagatatcatgtaatcaaCCAATAAGAGGCAATGTAAGATCGGCAGGTAGTTGTTCTAAAAATTTTATAATCTCTTACCTTTGGGCTTCTTGCAAATATAACCACCTACTTCATAACAATAAAAATCATTCCATTCAAAAAACCAAATCTCTTGGCTCCTCACTGCAACACAATCTTCGTTTACGGCATTATTCGGTTCCCCTGGATACCAGTTGGTATAGTCCACCTGAATAAGTTTACAATTAAACTAATTATTtattatgattttgatttaaacttttgatccaaacacaaggaaacaGTTTCTAACACAGAATCGCGTGCGATTATCTCAACTAATGCACTTAATAGCACTCAGCTAATTATCATTttcatattattaatattacgtgcacttgaagacctgagcgcaagaagaccgtaagtccacttggcccctcaacatgtatacactaaagttacgtatagtttcttagggttttgtaatgtttaataaatgttccagggtgaaaacatcatgaaaggttgtgaaagttttgttttgcccctgaacatgtataaaacattaacaaactgtacgaaactatacgcaactttagtgtatatacATGTTGGGAAGCCaagtggacttatggtcttcttgcgctcaggtcttcatcaACTAACCGGTGATCCATCTGTCCACTGAAAAACGCCTTCTTGGTCCCTGTCGGTTAGACCAATTGCATAACCCCTTTCTTTATTGACTTCACTATTTATAAGATCTAAGAGAGTAATTGAAAAAAACTTAACGTAATGAACTTGTGCGATGTATTGAAGCCAAGTTGTAATATTTCCATaataaatagatttgtatttcttttccacaaaaggtTAGTTTTCACCGtaagatatgtccatttttttttttgacccaaACAAACAGATTATTGTGGATACAGACCAACAGTGTAccatggtagattttgtatctagtgtctttgatattgcccaataataTTTAACGTGTATTGTCCGCATCATTTTAGGTTTGTTTGTAATCAAAAGATTAGAATGATATTTTGTAAAGcctcatgagtactacctgctgattggttacaagaagaataTTATGATCCAATCAGTAGCATGGTAAGAATGATGGtaaatattttatacatttttccTGTTCATGAGGAAGTTCACTAAGGAAAATAAATCTGCTCTACCACTTACCTTCAAGGAATTTCTGTTCAACGTCGCTGTGGATGCTTATTAAGTTAGCATCTAAGTCACTGCAAATTTGTTCCGCTTCCGGCCATGAAACTTTCGTACTGTTTATGATATAGCAATAGTTTTCAAATCCGATCCACCCATTTGAGCATGTTTTCTCTAAATACAAatgatatcataattatatattaaaaacaaatttagggCGAttgttgtaatcatggtaatatttcAGTGGTGCAAGCGATCATAAATTCAATGCACTTCATGGCTataactgaaaaaataaaatggtCTCGACTTGCCATGTGATGGTTaaaaaaagggcatatcttccacaagggtctTCCTCTGGCATCTTGAGTATATGTCCTAGGAAACTTTAGCCATACATCAGTCCGGTCCTACTGCATGCCCAGGAAATATCGCCGGGTCAGGCAGCAAGTTCGCAGGCAACATAGACTTTGGTTACTCCTCCGAATTTGGCAGACTAAaccctaaattgttcatggtgatttttataaaagatcggaggaaattttactttgattttttatcaaaaatgatGATAAAAAATACCAttgattgtacattcattgataatattatatatttaaccTAACTGTTTTCTCTAAACCATGAAATAATGGTCTATTAAAGGATACTATATTTGAAATaaagcattgcattgtgggataccatgtcgCCTGCGCAGACAATGACCCGGCAATGTTTCCTGGGCatgcagtcggaccggactgtatagacgaatccaacgagccaagtcatggttaggatttggtcggccatatttggttacccgcatgcaccaaacaggtgttgtgagtacccaattgggtggattaaacccgcttaaaattcgatgttagattcttttgtgttgtaactgtcatcattcttttgtctacgtgtaacacgggtaatagaatgcagtttataatacccttcacggccgcatcatcccacatcttaggtgggatagttgggtacccgtcgcggctaatggctgccattgaggagcaggaatgcgtgaaattggattcgtctatatagctTCCAGGGCGTTTCATTGCACATTATGTCGACAACTTGTATTGTGAATGTTCAAAAAACAATGGAACAGACTCTTTGACAGtaaatgtgttctacatgatttGTAcgtattatgtaaaattttaatttaatctgTAAATGCAGTTATaacattaaaattcaaaaaaaaattaagctCCCCTTTAAAAGGTAGACCCTATCCCTATTGTTAGTTTCACATGTACCACAGGTGAGTACCCAAACTACCTTGCAACAttcaagtcgtgttcacacagtcggatttaagtcactttaataagtcactaataccggttataagtcgcttattaccggtaataagtcacttatatccgactgtgtgaacacgacttcaaAGTGATTACTTACGGCAGTCGAATTCATCTGATCCGTCTAAGCAATCGAGATGATGATCACATACCATCGATTGGTTGACGCAACCAAAACCAGATTTACACCAAAAGTCGTTACTGTTACAGGTAGCTGATATAAAATAGAAATAACATGATATCAAATCTTGATTGCcacatatagggtccacaacttcccccctaaatacttttttaaagtaaatcgaaaaatattttacgaaatacaAACGTGCAATAAGATATAAGTAGCCTTGATTGTTTTACACATAtcgaccaaattatagcgtcccaatggttcattatgtaaaaagagacccTTTTAAACAGTGTTAATTGTTGCATCTGTTGCAGTGTTAAAGGTttcataggagtcagctctcaaacaatacagttgaccaggtctattcatgagtttgttaaagaaaacccgaCTGctgtggactcaggtgcaacttttcaaaccgactcttttcttacacaattaaccattgtaactgaacgcaatgacgtaaatctctttacatttttaaattttgtaaaatattttttgacttattttaaaaagtatcagGGGTAACTtgtaagttgtggaccgtatagtAATATGGGATTCACCAGTATGAGATACTCACAGCGATATAAGGCATTACCGTTTAAACGATGATTTAAAGGAGTATCtcgtaatcctagcatcctctttttatgacatttctcagtatatatccacgaaaaaagcttattcccaaaatttcggttgaatccgattttgcgtttgcgagttatgcatgattatgtgtattacactgctccatagacattgtgttgtaatttcgttctgttataccagaaagaaattcaaatttcacgatatttttgctgaacgaattaatctgcaagaaaatttgtgtacataaacattatgtaggcagaggtttccagtgggaTAAAAACCTAAACTTTGTGAGAAaagggggtgtgggtgtgtggggggggggggaatgatgctgtggatcccgaaatgcccttttaattgagtTTAGAAATTCTGGTAAACTGCCTTAATGAGATTGGCCCCAGATCACCTGATTACTGAACAGTTTACAgcagaattaaggtaccagttatgttcacccctgtatgtcCTAAACAAAGACCCATactgtatttcctcgaatagtcgccccccccccctcaaagaaacgccccaccacttttttcaaccaagatgtttcaaaaatgccgatatttccatgctatcttgtgtagtaagcttaccaagatgcgataatagcagcaataatcggaaacccggaagtgaaccaaaagtcagtgtttctagttcagagttcgtcattttagcgtgacttttaagcttacctaatgattttaacgggaattgtagtactaaaatgacctctaataaacgccccccgtttggaaaatacaacgcccccggggcgtttattcgaggaaatacggtatgtcataattggaaccagcagccta includes the following:
- the LOC140167489 gene encoding uncharacterized protein codes for the protein MVVAKDGGSKNKFLENQFVVCLAVSFLQEDDFDLVVVSSCVMYSNLILLIHLSVRISGLLALNEECHQNWTDVTIGDTHTIQSPKYPAFYPDNADCFWSFTSFDYGQFVIVIEELNLISSTNVDCFVLGVADNTEIFKETSFISPGTTFIANDKRLWIRFTSDEKLRFKGFSVQISRIEARVYPDEFCSSDKLCSNGQWCKNGAFICAAGTDCLYSETDIEACATCNSNDFWCKSGFGCVNQSMVCDHHLDCLDGSDEFDCQKTCSNGWIGFENYCYIINSTKVSWPEAEQICSDLDANLISIHSDVEQKFLEDLINSEVNKERGYAIGLTDRDQEGVFQWTDGSPVDYTNWYPGEPNNAVNEDCVAVRSQEIWFFEWNDFYCYEVGGYICKKPKETCGTQRLSLENSKPIYITSPNFPNNNAKQLDCIWYISAIEDSGFFVIRFFRMYRAIDNNNDQVSVGVGHDVRNMTTMVATYGMTVPPNILVVQDPNLWIRFITDSRIGYSGFFLVLKRTNEEVTCQAYEFQCSSGYDCIDASLRCSALSQCSDQSDEWQCDFCGSSSIDLTHANDVYHLNSIPPYPYNYQNNQHCKWFIKAPSDGFIEFKFIKFHLEPRYDFFLLAKEIMS